A section of the Rhodobacter sp. genome encodes:
- a CDS encoding MoaD/ThiS family protein codes for MQPLDVHLWSGLKRFTQGATVVPVEAATVGQMLEALVRAHPGLKPVIEAGVSVVIDGEVLSGGLHRPVSPDNEVYLMQRIKGG; via the coding sequence ATGCAACCCCTTGACGTCCACCTCTGGTCAGGACTGAAAAGGTTCACACAGGGCGCCACGGTCGTCCCGGTCGAGGCGGCGACCGTCGGTCAGATGCTGGAGGCGCTGGTGCGGGCCCATCCGGGCCTGAAACCGGTGATCGAGGCCGGCGTGTCGGTGGTGATCGACGGCGAGGTGCTGTCCGGTGGGCTGCACCGCCCCGTGTCGCCCGACAACGAAGTGTATCTGATGCAGCGCATCAAGGGCGGTTGA
- a CDS encoding FAD-dependent oxidoreductase, with product MVETARVVIIGGGAVGTSALYHLAKAGWTDCLLLERNELTAGSTWHAAGNVPTFSSSWSIMNMQRYSAQLYRGLGDAVDYPMNYHVTGSVRLGHSAERLREFQKVAGMGRYQGMDLAILSPSEIRDRYPFLETHDLTGALYDPYDGDIDPAQLTQALAAGARQMGARIDRFRPVTAARREGDEWVLDTPKGEVRCEYVVNAGGYYAARVGAMFGRRVPMMVMSHQYLLFDTIPELERWSHESGHKLPLLRDVDSSYYLRQEKMGFNLGPYENPCRAHWATPDDPMPEDFSFQLYPDDLERLEWHIADAMARVPLLEQARLQKVINGPIPYTPDGNPLIGPMPGVPNAFEACVFTFGICQAGGAGKVLAEWVTEGGTEWDMWSCDPRRFTGFEDHDYCVAKGKEVYGHEYAIHFPMARWPAGADRKLSPVHAQLKSLGAQMGAFNGWERAEWFAQPGDDTSWQATQTFRRAGPWEPRIKAECEAVRDGCGVLDLPGFTRLRLVGPGARAHLESLTASRIPAPGRTGLLYFPDARGRIVTEMTVLPASDADIGVITAGVAQSHDADLLRRNLPAGVTIEDWSDRIHCFIVTGPKARTVLSELTDGDLDLPWLSVQFQARVAGRDVALIRVSFAGELGWEVHCDPADAATIHAALLDAGATPFGMKALNSLRIEKAYRAWKGDLSTDYSLLEGGLGRFIDWSGEFPGKAALQAEKAAGPAKRFTVLTVNAPDFDPPYMANVWAGDTIVGEVTSAAWGYRVNACVALAMIRTAHTAPGTPLEIEIFGQRHAATVHGEGPLWDPTNARLRA from the coding sequence ATGGTCGAAACAGCGCGCGTGGTCATCATCGGGGGCGGGGCCGTTGGCACCTCGGCGCTCTATCACCTGGCGAAAGCGGGCTGGACGGATTGCCTGCTGCTGGAGCGCAACGAGCTGACCGCGGGATCGACCTGGCACGCGGCGGGCAATGTGCCGACCTTCAGTTCCTCGTGGTCGATCATGAACATGCAGCGGTATTCGGCGCAGCTGTATCGCGGGCTGGGCGACGCGGTCGATTATCCCATGAATTATCATGTCACCGGTTCTGTCCGGCTGGGTCACAGCGCGGAACGTCTGCGCGAGTTCCAAAAGGTCGCCGGCATGGGCCGGTATCAGGGTATGGACCTGGCGATCCTGTCGCCCTCCGAGATCCGCGACCGCTACCCGTTCCTGGAAACCCACGATCTGACCGGCGCGCTCTATGATCCCTATGACGGCGACATCGATCCCGCGCAACTGACCCAGGCGCTGGCCGCGGGCGCGCGGCAGATGGGCGCGCGGATCGACCGCTTCCGCCCCGTCACCGCCGCCCGGCGCGAGGGTGACGAATGGGTGCTGGACACCCCAAAGGGCGAGGTCCGCTGCGAATACGTGGTGAACGCGGGCGGGTATTACGCGGCGCGCGTGGGCGCGATGTTCGGCCGCCGCGTGCCGATGATGGTGATGAGCCACCAGTATCTTCTGTTCGACACCATCCCCGAACTGGAACGCTGGAGCCACGAAAGTGGCCACAAGTTGCCGCTGCTGCGCGACGTGGACAGCTCGTATTACCTCAGGCAGGAAAAGATGGGCTTCAACCTGGGCCCTTATGAAAATCCCTGCCGCGCGCACTGGGCCACCCCCGACGACCCCATGCCCGAGGATTTCAGCTTTCAGCTCTATCCCGACGATCTGGAGCGGCTGGAGTGGCATATCGCCGACGCCATGGCCCGCGTGCCGCTGCTGGAACAGGCCAGGCTGCAAAAGGTCATCAACGGCCCCATTCCCTACACCCCCGACGGCAACCCGCTGATCGGCCCGATGCCTGGCGTGCCCAACGCGTTCGAGGCCTGCGTCTTCACCTTCGGCATCTGTCAGGCCGGCGGCGCGGGCAAGGTTCTGGCGGAATGGGTGACCGAGGGCGGCACCGAATGGGACATGTGGTCATGCGACCCGCGCCGCTTCACCGGTTTCGAGGACCACGACTATTGCGTCGCCAAGGGCAAAGAGGTCTACGGCCACGAATACGCCATCCACTTCCCCATGGCGCGCTGGCCGGCGGGCGCCGACCGCAAACTGTCGCCCGTGCATGCGCAGCTCAAAAGTCTGGGCGCGCAGATGGGGGCGTTCAATGGCTGGGAGCGCGCCGAGTGGTTCGCGCAACCGGGCGACGACACCTCGTGGCAGGCCACGCAGACCTTCCGCCGCGCCGGCCCCTGGGAACCGCGGATCAAGGCCGAATGCGAGGCCGTGCGCGATGGCTGCGGGGTGCTCGACCTGCCCGGGTTCACCCGTCTGCGGCTGGTCGGCCCCGGCGCGCGCGCCCATCTAGAAAGCCTTACGGCCTCGCGCATCCCCGCGCCGGGTCGCACCGGGCTCTTGTATTTCCCCGATGCGCGCGGCCGGATCGTCACCGAGATGACCGTGCTGCCCGCGAGCGACGCGGATATCGGCGTCATCACCGCGGGCGTCGCGCAAAGCCACGACGCCGACCTCTTGCGTCGAAACCTGCCCGCCGGGGTCACGATCGAGGACTGGTCGGACCGCATCCATTGCTTCATCGTCACCGGCCCCAAGGCGCGCACGGTTCTCTCTGAACTGACCGACGGCGACCTGGACCTGCCGTGGCTTTCGGTCCAGTTTCAGGCCCGGGTCGCGGGCCGGGACGTGGCGCTGATCCGCGTGTCCTTTGCCGGCGAACTGGGGTGGGAGGTCCATTGCGACCCCGCCGATGCCGCCACGATCCACGCGGCACTTCTCGATGCCGGGGCCACGCCCTTCGGCATGAAGGCCCTGAATTCCCTCAGGATCGAAAAGGCTTATCGCGCCTGGAAAGGCGATCTTTCGACCGATTATTCGCTGCTCGAAGGCGGGCTCGGCCGTTTCATCGACTGGTCGGGCGAATTCCCCGGCAAGGCCGCGCTGCAAGCCGAAAAGGCGGCGGGCCCGGCCAAGCGGTTCACCGTGCTGACCGTGAATGCCCCCGATTTCGATCCGCCCTACATGGCCAATGTCTGGGCCGGCGACACCATCGTGGGCGAGGTCACCTCGGCCGCCTGGGGCTACCGCGTCAACGCTTGCGTCGCGCTGGCGATGATCCGCACCGCCCACACCGCCCCCGGCACGCCGCTCGAGATCGAGATCTTCGGCCAACGCCACGCGGCCACGGTCCACGGCGAGGGGCCCTTGTGGGACCCCACCAACGCGAGACTGCGCGCATGA
- a CDS encoding homocysteine S-methyltransferase family protein, with the protein MSITLFKERTGFPKGAVAPFGEGARGASSPPKPTVTLLDGGMGQELIRRGGDQPSPLWATRVMIDHPGLVQAIHADYFAAGASLATTNTYAIHHDRFVKFGLDHRFAEFFDAALTQAEAARDACGRGLIAGSTGPLVASYRPETLPPHAEAVALYAEVAAILAPRCDLVVGETVASLAHARALVEGVRKGAPGAVLWLSLTVDDRDGTRLRSGEPLAAVAAIAPQVEAILANCSAPEAMDQAVPVLAGFGKPFGAYANGFQQITSDFLKDNATVDALSNRPEMTPERYAEFAMGWVAQGATLVGGCCETGPDHIAAIARRLRAAGHPIA; encoded by the coding sequence ATGAGCATCACCTTGTTCAAAGAACGCACGGGGTTTCCAAAGGGGGCCGTGGCCCCCTTTGGCGAGGGGGCTCGGGGGGCGAGCAGCCCCCCGAAGCCGACGGTCACCCTGCTGGACGGCGGCATGGGCCAGGAACTGATCCGCCGGGGCGGCGATCAGCCCTCGCCGCTCTGGGCCACGCGGGTGATGATCGACCACCCGGGGCTGGTGCAGGCGATCCACGCCGATTATTTCGCCGCCGGGGCCAGTCTGGCGACGACGAACACCTACGCGATCCACCACGACCGCTTCGTCAAGTTCGGCCTGGACCATCGCTTTGCCGAATTCTTCGACGCCGCCCTGACCCAGGCCGAGGCCGCGCGGGACGCCTGTGGGCGCGGCCTGATCGCCGGATCGACCGGGCCGCTGGTGGCCTCGTATCGCCCGGAAACCCTGCCGCCCCACGCCGAGGCCGTCGCCCTTTATGCCGAGGTGGCGGCCATCCTGGCGCCGCGCTGCGACCTTGTCGTCGGCGAAACGGTCGCCTCGCTCGCCCATGCCCGGGCGCTGGTCGAGGGGGTCCGCAAGGGGGCGCCCGGCGCGGTGCTGTGGCTGTCGCTCACCGTGGACGACCGCGACGGCACGCGCCTCAGGTCCGGCGAACCGCTGGCCGCGGTCGCGGCGATTGCGCCGCAGGTCGAGGCCATCCTCGCCAATTGTTCCGCCCCCGAGGCGATGGACCAGGCCGTGCCGGTCCTCGCCGGTTTCGGCAAGCCGTTCGGTGCCTATGCCAACGGGTTCCAGCAGATCACCTCGGATTTCCTGAAAGACAACGCGACCGTCGATGCGCTGTCGAACCGCCCCGAGATGACGCCCGAACGCTACGCCGAATTCGCCATGGGCTGGGTCGCGCAGGGCGCCACGCTGGTGGGCGGCTGCTGCGAGACCGGGCCCGACCATATCGCCGCCATCGCCCGCCGCCTGCGCGCGGCCGGCCATCCCATCGCCTGA
- a CDS encoding GcvT family protein, whose protein sequence is MTLPTHARVVIIGGGVSGCSVAYHLARAGWTDIVLLERKQLTCGTTWHAAGLIGQLRGSLNMTRLAKYSADLYVRLESETGIATGMRQNGSISVALTEARKEELYRQAALARAFDVEVREISPAEVKAMYPHLHVADVVGAVHLPLDGQCDPANIAMALARGARQRGAQIHEGVKVTRVLDDGKRVTGVEVDTGHVIACEHVVNCGGMWGRDLAAQSGVTLPLHAAEHFYLLTEPVEGLGRLPVLRVPDECAYYKEDAGKMMLGAFEPKAKPWGMAGIPEEFCFDSLPEDFDHFEPILAAAMNRMPLFQSAGIHTFFNGPESFTPDDRYYLGPAPELGNYWVAAGYNSVGIVSSGGAGMALASWMTEGEAPFDLWEVDIRRAQPFQRNRRYLKERVTETLGLLYADHYPYRQVETARGVRRSPLHEHLAARGAVFGEAAGWERANWFAAPGQERAYRYSWGPQNWFANQKAEHLAVRQRAGLFDMTSFGKIRVEGPGATAFLQRVCANDVDVDAGRIVYTQMLNARGGIESDLTVTRLTETAFLLVVPGATLQRDLAWLRRHLGDDFAVVTDVTAGEAVLCLMGPEARDVLARVTPDALDNAAFPYGTAREIEIGLGVCRAHRVSYVGELGWELYVSTDQAAHVFESLIEATPDLTLCGLHALDSCRIEKGFRHWGHDITDEDHVLEAGLGFAVKTAKGDFLGREAVLRKREAGLTRRMVQFLLTDPAAMAYHNEPIWRDGRIVGTVTSGNYGHHLGGSVAMGYVPCQPGEDVLASTYEIDVAGRRVPARASLAPMYDPGAPGADVTGRGCRPALLPQGGFHPWETPRIFRAQR, encoded by the coding sequence ATGACCCTGCCCACCCATGCCCGTGTCGTCATTATCGGCGGGGGCGTTTCCGGCTGTTCGGTCGCCTATCACCTGGCCCGCGCCGGCTGGACGGACATCGTCTTGCTGGAGCGCAAGCAACTGACCTGCGGCACCACCTGGCACGCCGCCGGGCTGATCGGCCAGTTGCGCGGTTCGCTGAACATGACGCGGCTCGCGAAATATTCGGCCGATCTCTACGTCCGGCTCGAATCCGAAACCGGCATTGCCACCGGGATGCGTCAGAACGGCTCGATCAGCGTCGCCCTGACCGAGGCCCGCAAGGAAGAGCTGTATCGCCAGGCCGCGCTGGCCCGCGCCTTTGACGTCGAGGTTCGCGAAATCTCGCCGGCCGAGGTCAAGGCGATGTATCCCCATCTCCATGTCGCGGATGTGGTGGGCGCGGTGCATCTGCCACTCGATGGCCAATGCGACCCGGCGAACATCGCCATGGCTCTGGCGCGCGGCGCGCGCCAGAGGGGCGCGCAGATCCACGAAGGGGTCAAGGTCACCCGCGTGCTGGACGACGGCAAGCGCGTCACCGGAGTCGAGGTGGACACCGGCCACGTCATCGCCTGCGAGCATGTCGTCAACTGCGGCGGCATGTGGGGCCGCGATCTGGCTGCGCAATCGGGTGTCACGCTGCCCCTGCACGCGGCCGAGCATTTCTACCTGCTGACCGAACCCGTCGAGGGGCTGGGCCGGCTGCCCGTGCTGCGCGTGCCTGACGAATGCGCCTATTACAAAGAGGACGCAGGCAAGATGATGCTCGGCGCGTTCGAGCCCAAGGCAAAGCCCTGGGGCATGGCCGGAATCCCCGAGGAATTCTGCTTTGACAGCCTGCCCGAGGATTTCGACCATTTCGAACCGATCCTTGCCGCTGCGATGAACCGGATGCCGCTGTTCCAGTCGGCCGGGATCCATACCTTTTTCAACGGGCCCGAAAGCTTCACGCCCGACGACCGCTATTACCTCGGTCCGGCGCCCGAGTTGGGGAACTACTGGGTCGCGGCCGGCTACAACTCGGTGGGAATCGTGTCGTCCGGCGGTGCGGGCATGGCGCTGGCCTCGTGGATGACCGAGGGCGAGGCGCCCTTCGATCTGTGGGAGGTGGACATCCGCCGGGCCCAACCGTTCCAGCGCAACCGTCGTTACCTGAAGGAACGGGTGACGGAAACGCTGGGCCTGCTCTATGCCGATCATTACCCCTATCGGCAGGTCGAGACCGCGCGCGGCGTGCGTCGCTCGCCGCTGCACGAACATCTGGCGGCGCGCGGCGCGGTCTTTGGCGAGGCCGCCGGCTGGGAGCGCGCAAACTGGTTCGCGGCCCCCGGGCAGGAACGGGCCTATCGCTACAGCTGGGGACCGCAGAACTGGTTCGCGAACCAGAAGGCCGAGCATCTGGCGGTGCGCCAGCGCGCCGGGCTGTTCGACATGACCTCGTTCGGAAAGATCCGGGTCGAGGGGCCGGGCGCCACCGCCTTTCTGCAACGGGTCTGCGCCAATGACGTGGATGTGGACGCCGGGCGGATCGTCTACACCCAGATGCTGAACGCCCGGGGCGGGATCGAAAGCGACCTGACCGTCACCCGGCTGACCGAGACGGCCTTTCTGCTGGTGGTTCCCGGCGCGACGCTGCAACGCGACCTGGCGTGGCTGCGCCGCCACCTGGGCGACGATTTCGCGGTCGTCACCGATGTGACGGCGGGCGAAGCGGTGCTGTGCCTGATGGGCCCCGAGGCCCGCGACGTGCTGGCCCGCGTCACGCCTGACGCGCTGGACAATGCCGCCTTTCCCTATGGCACGGCGCGCGAGATCGAGATCGGACTGGGTGTCTGCCGCGCGCATCGGGTCAGCTATGTCGGCGAGTTGGGCTGGGAGCTCTATGTCAGCACCGACCAGGCGGCGCATGTGTTCGAAAGCCTGATCGAGGCCACGCCGGACCTGACGCTGTGCGGGTTGCACGCGCTGGACAGTTGCCGGATCGAAAAGGGGTTTCGCCACTGGGGCCATGACATCACCGACGAGGACCACGTGCTGGAGGCGGGCCTGGGTTTTGCGGTCAAGACTGCCAAGGGCGATTTCCTGGGCCGCGAGGCGGTCTTGCGCAAGCGCGAGGCCGGGCTCACCCGGCGCATGGTGCAGTTCCTGCTGACGGATCCGGCCGCGATGGCTTATCACAACGAACCCATCTGGCGCGACGGGCGGATCGTGGGGACGGTGACCTCGGGCAATTACGGCCACCACCTGGGGGGCTCGGTGGCGATGGGCTATGTGCCTTGCCAGCCCGGCGAGGACGTGCTGGCGAGCACCTACGAGATCGACGTCGCCGGGCGGCGGGTGCCGGCGCGGGCGTCGCTGGCGCCGATGTACGATCCCGGGGCACCGGGTGCGGATGTGACAGGGCGGGGCTGCCGCCCCGCACTTCTGCCCCAAGGGGGTTTTCACCCCTGGGAAACCCCGAGGATATTTCGGGCACAAAGATGA
- a CDS encoding universal stress protein: MYKHIIVAVDLSHGDAGKALIDKAKALVDAGGVIRLLHVLEDVPSYIAAELPRDLNDRRQAEAKVELGVMAEGADLVNEIRTGAPASQILQCAEDNGADLIMIASHRPGLSDYFIGSTAARVVRHAQCSVLISR, encoded by the coding sequence ATGTACAAACATATCATCGTTGCCGTTGATCTCAGCCATGGCGATGCCGGCAAGGCCTTGATCGACAAGGCCAAGGCGCTTGTGGACGCGGGCGGTGTCATCCGCCTGCTGCACGTCCTCGAGGATGTGCCAAGCTATATCGCCGCCGAACTGCCGCGTGACCTGAACGACCGCCGCCAGGCCGAGGCCAAGGTGGAACTGGGCGTCATGGCCGAGGGCGCCGACCTGGTGAACGAGATCCGCACCGGCGCGCCCGCCAGTCAGATCCTGCAATGCGCCGAGGACAACGGCGCGGACCTCATCATGATCGCCTCGCACCGTCCCGGCCTGAGCGACTATTTCATCGGCTCGACCGCGGCCCGGGTGGTGCGTCACGCCCAGTGCTCGGTGCTGATCTCGCGCTGA
- a CDS encoding Pr6Pr family membrane protein, whose protein sequence is MSSARLAAALVAAIALASVLGQYAILTQDPAYADATARIWHLAKFFTILTNALIGALMALVALNRHPGDGALAGGLLSILMVGIVYHALLAPETPLPGWDWWTDLGYHTLVPLGMLVWWLIWGGKRLRWGQLPYWLLWPLGYCVYAMIRGGIEGDYPYFFLDVGRFGAPRIAMNIAGLVVVFALMGALILLAARLLHRPARD, encoded by the coding sequence ATGTCCAGCGCCCGTCTTGCCGCTGCCCTGGTGGCCGCGATCGCCCTGGCCTCGGTCCTGGGCCAGTATGCCATCCTGACGCAGGATCCCGCCTATGCCGACGCCACGGCGCGGATCTGGCATCTGGCGAAATTCTTTACCATCCTGACAAATGCGCTGATCGGGGCCCTCATGGCCCTGGTCGCATTGAACCGCCACCCGGGCGACGGGGCGCTGGCGGGCGGGCTGCTGTCGATCCTGATGGTGGGTATCGTCTACCATGCGTTGCTGGCGCCCGAGACGCCGTTGCCCGGCTGGGACTGGTGGACCGATCTGGGCTATCACACCCTGGTGCCGCTGGGCATGCTGGTGTGGTGGCTGATCTGGGGCGGCAAGCGCCTGCGCTGGGGGCAGTTGCCATACTGGTTGCTGTGGCCGCTGGGCTATTGCGTCTATGCGATGATCCGGGGCGGGATCGAGGGCGACTACCCCTATTTCTTTCTCGACGTCGGGCGATTCGGCGCGCCCCGCATCGCGATGAACATCGCCGGCCTGGTCGTGGTCTTTGCCCTGATGGGCGCGCTGATCCTGCTGGCCGCGCGCCTGTTGCACCGCCCTGCGCGCGATTGA
- a CDS encoding class I fructose-bisphosphate aldolase: protein MRATRTVQKILANYEGETPGVKANLARILMEGKLGGTGKMIILPVDQGFEHGPARSFAPNAGGYDPHYHYQLAIDAGLNAYAAPLGPLEAGADTFAGQIPTILKVNSANSLMSDTAGKNQAITASVDDALRIGASAIGFTVYPGSDCALDMFEEIVEMRKEAAAKGIATVIWSYPRGEGISKEGETAIDVAAYAAHIAALLGAHIIKIKLSTDHIMQPEAKKVYDKEKIDISTLSARVRHCVQSSFDGRRLIVFSGGAAKGTDAVYDDARAIRDGGGNGSIIGRNSFQRSREDALAMLAKLVDIYKGKA, encoded by the coding sequence ATGCGCGCCACCAGAACCGTTCAGAAGATCCTGGCCAATTACGAGGGCGAAACCCCCGGCGTGAAGGCCAACCTGGCCCGCATCCTGATGGAGGGCAAGCTCGGCGGCACCGGCAAGATGATCATCCTGCCCGTGGACCAGGGCTTCGAACACGGCCCCGCCCGCAGCTTCGCGCCCAACGCGGGCGGCTACGACCCGCATTATCATTACCAGTTGGCGATCGACGCGGGGCTCAATGCCTATGCCGCCCCACTGGGCCCGCTCGAGGCCGGCGCCGACACGTTTGCCGGGCAGATTCCGACGATCCTCAAGGTGAACTCGGCCAACTCGCTGATGTCGGACACCGCCGGCAAGAACCAGGCGATCACCGCCTCGGTCGATGACGCGCTCCGGATCGGGGCCTCGGCGATCGGCTTCACGGTCTATCCGGGCTCGGATTGCGCCCTCGACATGTTCGAAGAGATCGTCGAAATGCGCAAGGAAGCCGCCGCCAAGGGCATCGCGACGGTGATCTGGTCCTATCCGCGCGGCGAGGGCATCTCGAAAGAGGGCGAGACGGCGATCGACGTGGCGGCCTATGCGGCGCATATCGCCGCGCTTCTGGGCGCGCACATCATCAAGATCAAGCTGTCCACCGACCACATCATGCAGCCCGAGGCGAAAAAGGTCTACGACAAGGAAAAGATCGACATCTCGACCCTGTCGGCGCGGGTGCGGCACTGCGTGCAATCCTCGTTCGACGGCCGGCGCCTGATCGTCTTCTCGGGCGGCGCGGCCAAGGGCACGGATGCCGTCTACGACGATGCCCGCGCGATTCGCGATGGCGGCGGCAACGGCTCGATCATTGGCCGCAACAGCTTCCAGCGCTCGCGCGAGGATGCGCTGGCGATGCTGGCCAAGCTGGTCGATATCTACAAAGGCAAGGCCTGA
- a CDS encoding uracil-DNA glycosylase, whose product MTLALDWHLSRALLEWQTELGVTDAILAEPVDRFAAFEARQNARQNAPQNAPSDTRDAPRPARAPASGPVPGPTTGPSDPGPDPVAAAARLAARAPDLASLAESLEAFDLCALRRGARSCVFADGDPRARVMIVGEGPGADEDRQGLPFVGRAGQLLDRMFHAIGLSRRSPDAETALYITNTVPWRPPGNREPTPEELAMLRPFLVRHIELARPDVLVAMGNVACDALLGRRGILKLRGTWTEALGLPVLPMMHPAYLLRNPEAKREAWADLLSLKARLGAPR is encoded by the coding sequence ATGACCCTCGCCCTGGACTGGCATCTTTCGCGGGCCCTGCTGGAATGGCAGACCGAACTCGGCGTGACGGACGCGATCCTCGCCGAGCCGGTGGATCGTTTCGCCGCGTTCGAGGCCCGCCAGAACGCCCGCCAGAACGCCCCCCAGAACGCCCCCAGCGACACCCGAGACGCCCCGCGCCCCGCCCGCGCGCCCGCCTCAGGTCCCGTCCCCGGTCCCACAACCGGCCCTTCGGACCCGGGCCCCGATCCGGTTGCCGCGGCGGCGCGCCTGGCCGCGCGGGCGCCGGATCTCGCGTCGCTGGCCGAATCGCTTGAAGCCTTCGATCTCTGCGCGCTCCGGCGCGGCGCGCGCTCCTGCGTCTTCGCGGATGGCGACCCACGGGCGCGGGTGATGATCGTGGGCGAGGGGCCCGGCGCCGACGAGGACCGCCAGGGCCTGCCCTTCGTCGGTCGCGCCGGGCAGTTGCTGGACCGGATGTTCCACGCCATCGGCCTGTCGCGGCGCAGCCCGGATGCCGAGACCGCGCTCTACATCACCAACACCGTGCCCTGGCGCCCCCCCGGCAACCGCGAGCCCACGCCCGAGGAACTGGCCATGCTCAGGCCGTTCCTGGTGCGTCACATCGAACTGGCGCGGCCCGATGTGCTGGTCGCGATGGGCAACGTCGCCTGCGACGCGCTGCTGGGCCGGCGCGGCATCCTGAAGCTGCGCGGCACCTGGACCGAGGCCTTGGGCCTGCCGGTGCTGCCGATGATGCATCCGGCCTATCTGCTGCGAAACCCCGAGGCCAAGCGCGAGGCTTGGGCGGATCTGTTGTCCCTCAAGGCGCGTCTCGGGGCGCCGCGATGA
- the moaB gene encoding molybdenum cofactor biosynthesis protein B produces the protein MSRIDDTKPFLPVGIAVLTVSDTRTLAEDRSGEVLVGRIAEAGHRLAARAILPDERARIADQLRAWTLDPAIDVILSTGGTGLTGRDVTVEAHRDVYEKEIEAFATVFTIVSMQKIGTSAVQSRATGGVANGTYLFALPGSPGACKDAWDEILKFQLDFRHRPCNFVEILPRLDEHLRRK, from the coding sequence ATGAGCCGCATCGACGACACCAAACCCTTCCTTCCGGTCGGGATCGCCGTGCTGACGGTGTCCGACACCCGCACCCTGGCCGAGGACCGCTCGGGCGAGGTGCTGGTCGGGCGCATCGCCGAGGCCGGGCACCGGCTGGCCGCGCGGGCGATCCTGCCCGACGAGCGCGCGCGGATCGCCGACCAGTTGCGCGCCTGGACGCTGGACCCGGCGATCGACGTGATCCTCAGCACCGGCGGCACCGGCCTGACCGGGCGCGACGTCACGGTCGAGGCCCACCGCGATGTCTATGAAAAGGAAATCGAGGCCTTCGCCACCGTCTTCACCATCGTGTCGATGCAGAAGATCGGCACCTCGGCCGTGCAGAGCCGCGCGACCGGCGGGGTGGCGAACGGCACCTATCTGTTCGCGTTGCCGGGATCGCCGGGCGCGTGCAAGGACGCCTGGGACGAAATCCTGAAGTTTCAGCTCGATTTTCGGCACCGTCCCTGCAATTTCGTCGAAATTCTGCCCCGACTTGATGAACATCTGCGACGGAAATAG